A window of Malania oleifera isolate guangnan ecotype guangnan chromosome 2, ASM2987363v1, whole genome shotgun sequence genomic DNA:
ttactATACATGTGACATATGTGTTTTACTGATTTTCCAGATCATACAGTTTAAGTATATTTATTATAGTTATAcgactcggtcaccacacactagtaataacatatttccacttactgagcgtcgtctcaccccattacttaacatttttcaggtgagccagcttgGCGAGCGGattaggctcgtagatagagaatTTTCTTGATTGTCCTATTAGTAGGGTAAGTCATGTGtagaattttgtattttttgggtAGTTGATGATGGAGAGAAAGATGTACTATGTAGTTGTggtttaaaaatactaatttatgGCATTGTATATATATGAAGCTGTATGATTGTGTTTCTATTGTGTAGGTATGTTTATTGTATACAGGATTACCCTGTTGCCTTCTGAGACCTGAGTTTTATACAGGGGGCATCAGAACAGTTATatgtgtaataataataataataataataataatagataaaatTTTTGGATTGTTACAAATAAGGATCGGTTCCCTTGTTGGGGCTCTTTGTGAGAAATTGGGATTGGTTCCCGTATAAAGGTTCTTTGTAAACTGGATTGCAAGGGTCATTGGTGAACCTTACTAAAAGGCTCTAGGTGAActaaagggatttgttcccatgcACAAAGGCTTCTCCGCCTGTAAAGGAAGTTGATAGtggattgagaatccttgagtgtgtctcaaggcgtggacgtaggcaagaggCCACTGAACCACATTTATatcatttttcaagtttcttttccctattctctttcatttatatcttgtgcattaTTTACattctatatattgtgatataattgcttgcatcttgtcaagatttattattttgtaaagaaaagtgaaaataCGCAAAAAGCCTATTCAACCCCTATCCCCCCCTCTAGTCTTGACTCTAGGGCCAACACCTTTAACTTAAGGTTATTATCCAACCTATAGATGATACATGTCTCAAAAAAATTCATTAGATGCTCCTTAGTGTTACCAAACTTGCCTTTGAAGTGTTTGAATTTAGGACTAGTGTAGTCCTTAGGATAGGGCTTTGAGATAATTTGATACGTATAAAGGAGACTAAATTTCGTTCCTGTGACAAGAGACCTCCTGATTTTTATCGAAAATCTTGTCCAACTCCTTAGTGATGTAGGGGATAGAATTGGACAAAATAGGTGTTGGAGGAGAAGGAGTGAGGTTTGGGGTGACATTTGAAGTGGATCCTCCGTGCTAAACTTATGGAAAAGGGTGTAGTAGTTGTAGGAGGTATAATCGAGATTGTTCCCCTAATTAAGAGGTGGTTCCTAAGAAACCACTATAGGGTGACGTATACGGATCTTTTTTTAATTGATGATGTGCCTTTATCATGTCCCACAGAACTAGGAAGGTTAGTAGAGTTATTGTTCCCACTTGGAAATGAGTTAGTATCAAGGTTCAAGGCAATCTCTTGGGGTTGTGATCCCAAAGTGGGTGCAGGAATCATTTGGTTGATAGTGGCAACTGCTTGATTAAGCTTTCTACTATTCTCTTGAAGAACACCGACACTTTTCTAGGGAGCCAAAGTACGAGAATTCATCTCGCTCAACAAGATAATCACCAGAATCTCCCCATTCTTAGTATCGTAAGTGAGTTGGGTATTAGAAGCCTCTAGTTACGTGCCTACCCTTCTCTTAGCCATATTTTTGCACAATTAAACTCTTCCTAGTGGATTCCTCAAAATGTGGAGGTGGTTCTTGAGCATAAAAGAGAGTTTTGTTGCACACAAGTAATAAATGTTTTGGAAAGGGCTCAAAGAGGAGAGCTAGGCTATTATCTCAAGAATTTTAACTGCAAATTGTGGTGAGTGAAGATATTCTCATGAATGTAGGATTCCTTGAACTAGTGGGAatccaaagagagagagagagagagagagagagagacttggaACCAATCTCTAAAGTCCAAAAAAAGGTCCCCTCGTGAAGAGTAAtcagggggtatttatagaggggAGACAAAATACTGTTAGGTGTCATCTTCCAATAATAGATTGACACGTCGCATATCaattaataaaaagaaagatggttcgaataagaagaaagaaaggaaaacacATGCCACTATTAATATGAAGATGCTTAAACAACTTAAGAAAAGGTTGAGGGATAAGAACCCACTTAGCAAACCCTAACTCGAGCCTACCAAGCCAAAACTATCCCAAGATCGAGATTAGTAAAGACCCCACCACGTATCTTTACGGCCAATCCCAGCACACATTGTCAATATTGATCCCCTGCAAAAATGCACATATGATACAATTAATacttaatttaaataatatatgCACACATGTTTGGCATTGATATTTTGTGTAATTTAGGATAAAGAGATAATTTTGCATATTTACAACTTTGAAATGCACAGTCTATTTGATGCATTTTCAACTTCACTTTCTTAAAATTAAATACAAACTTTGTAAATTCAAATACACATTCTGGAAAGACTATTAATTATCTTTTGGATTCCACCTAATCCTTCTcccataaaataaaattactgAAAACCTCCAAaatgttcttttatttttcaattatataCTTTTGCAAAACATTGTACAAATCATACTGCTGATTGACAGCACATTAAGCGGGAGCGCAGTCTCCTACACCAGTAATTGTGAGTTCCTTTTTTCAATCATCAAGAAAGCTTGCATGCTATCAAAAGATCGATTTCATCACCATCGAGAGCTGCTACGATCAGACAAAAAACATTTTCCTTGTTCCGATGATAAAATAACTTAAGTAAATTTACTAGACTTGCAAAAAGTAGAGTACTAATCGCTTCTTCATCACACGACTTCAACCGGGGTACAGTGGACGCCGGCGGCCAAGTTCTCCCTCAAATCAAAAGTTAGCACGGAGGCTTTGGGCTTTCTCGGCCGGTCAGAAGCTCCGGCCGCCAGCGGCGGCGGTGTCGCTGTTGCTTGCTCAGACGTGCCAAGCCACTTGGCTTGCATGTACTTGTGCTTTCTCCAAGGACCCATGTGCATCTTCTTCTCCTTCATGCACCTCTTCGCTGCCGAGCACAGAATCTTGATCAGAGCTCGTAGCCTCTCTGCTTTTCCGACGAACACCTTTGGTAGCCGACTGATTAGTCGGTTGTAACCTTCGCTAGCTCTCGCCATCTCAAACTCAGCTCGAAAATTCAGTTCTATGACCACTCTCACCTCCCCCCTTTTCAAGCTTGAATTAGCTCCCATCACTTCCATAAAAGTGTGCTCCCCTGTAGAGAACAGGAGACATCGGTTAAGcgtaatattttacaaaccatgtGGGCCTGAGGTTCCAACTCTGCTGCACATTGGGTGGTGTGAGAAAATTTTTTTCGGCTTATATTAAGTTATGATTAGAAATTATTAGGTCGATAGGGTGTATACACCGCATTCAATCGAAATACCTAACAATTTCTCAGTTAAGACAATTTAATCACTTCTAATTTTAAacgttcaaaatttaaaattttcaatcattGATTGCCAAAAACATAACATGGTTAGTTCATGTAAGTTAATAATTTATCAAATGTCTAAAGTTTATATTTATTGAATTTTGAgtgatttttaattaatatattagtCTAACTCAAACATGCATTTTTTCAAATCACTCAAAATTTAAGGATATAATATTCACTAAAATGTAACATGTGAGGTTAGAAGGTCTAAATTAATTATAATCTTCTCATAAAATTAGCATTTTGCATAATTAATTCAATATTTACCACATAATTACAGGAAATTGGGGCATATTATATTTGTGAGACCACTTTTGTCAAATTAATCTTTTTGTATGTTAAGTGCTAAAATCTTAACATGAAAATTAAGCTCTACGCAGAACAACCAGCTTCCTATATCTCAACCGTCTCATATTTCTTTCTTCTATCCTTTTTAAGTTCCAACCTCAAATTTtctataggaaaattttaaaatctaataaTCAATAAATTCTCTAGCTATCTAGGGGACATATACACACTTCTTATCCAGCTGCCTTTGCATTTTATAACAAGTGAGACCCACCAACCTGCATTCTAGTTTTGTGTAATTGATGGGACTCACAGTACTCTATAATAAATAGACTTCAAAACAGGATTtatgtattttactattttaaatCCTGCATGATGGGTTGTTAATTTAAGTAAAACTGCCCATTAATGTGCACCTGAAGGAATATGTGGTGAGCTCTTCCATTTGGACTTGCAAATGGTGCAGTTGAAACCGGCACGGCTGAGGCGATCGGCAATTTCTTCTTGCAAGCAATTCCGGCAGCCACCGGCCACCGACCGCCGACACACACAACGTCTGCCCACCAGCTCCGATTCCCTCAAAGCCTCTTTTGTGGCATGTCTAACTCTCGACTCAAAAGAACTTGCCCGCGATAAGGTTGcctgcagaaaaaaaaaaaaaagcgactAATTTAATCGTAAACACTTACCATACAACTTTCGGTCATCCCAATTAATATACGTAGGATAAACACCCTGCATACCAAAGTCGCATAcctcacattatatatatataattaattagtAATATTAAATGCTATTGCAACCTACCTGCAGAAGCTCCCCTTGTGCTTCCCAGAAAGCCTTATTTTCCTTACAAGGGTTCTGATCAGAATCTCCCTCCTCACGGGAGTTGCCGGGGTCGAAGCGATCACCAGAACTGCATGAACTTCCCGACGGCTCTTCGTCCTCCCCGAAAAACCCGAAAACCATTCCCTCCTCATTTGTAAGTGGCTCATCGGAACATTTGACAACCTCATCGAAATTCCGGCAAGCCACCGGCAATCTCACCGGTGCTCTAGCCCCTGCCATGGACTCTAGTAAACTGTTGTATTGAGTGTCGAACTCACGTGCCCAATCCGAGTGCAACTCGGGAGAAGCTTTATAAGCCAGAAGGAGGCCTAGCCTCCTAGGAGAGAGAACGGGCCGCCACGCATCGGTCCACCTGTCGTCCACATGGCAGACAATGACGCCTCATTATTTTAGCTGGAACGAGATGAAGAAAAGAACAATTGAGTGAAGTTGTTTAACCCTTTTGCTACATGCATATATATTCTGTCCACGGATAGGGCAACATATGCCTTGGAATAATCGAATGCACATGAAAGATGAAATTGATTccaattattcattttttttcctatgttaatttttttttttttgtttttcagagTAAAAAGAATAAAATTCCTATTTAATTAGCTTACGTTTGATTCTCCAAATAATTCTTTCTTAAAATAACATTAATGTAATACGATATAATACAGGTAATAGATATTAGTTGATTATTCCTTATTTATCCTTACTCatggattaataaaaaatttcacgttcttatttattttatgagaacaacataatttttttatataactaattATAACTATTTTATGCCAacaacataattttatattactAACTATAGTTAAcctattataattaatttatttcaaaatatatatatttcgtGAACCAAATGTAAGCATTATAtgttacaaaataaaaataaagtctTAGTAATTTGTTTTGAAGTGTCCATAATGTGTTTTTTCAATTTAATCTATGTGATATACACAAATATTCTTAGTTAGAAACAAAAGAGTAcatcaatgaacaaaattttaattttacacatcatttaaatttgatttaatataatgaaaaatagattattattattattattattattattattattattattattattattattattcttttcttttatttttcttttatcaaaCAAAATCTTTGATTCAAATTGCACCTAAACGAATTTGATATTATTACCAAGCATAAAACACATTGATAAAAACTATTGATaacatgatatttatttttatgtatttataATGAAACATTCACTTATGGCTGTAATAATTAGAAAGAGCTAAGACCCTACAGacttaaaagaactaaaaatttagagaagagaaaataattttatttttctcattttaaatTGGCATTCTTATATTAAAAAGATTATATAAATGAACTGAACATtagttatattattattgtgatttaaGATTGTCATCATTCAAAATTACTAGAGGTGGTTTGAAAAcaattttctttttgtatttttttaacattttcaaataattttaaaaattttagtttattttttgatttttcaagaGATATGGTAAAGAGATAGAAGATAATGAGTTTATATGAAtgagcaaaataattttttattttttatttttagatttcaaaataattaaaatatatatataacttgtttttaaatttttcaaaaagtaaatAAGGTAATATTTGGGACCATAAATTTCaggatttaaatttaaatttgtgtagaGTTAAAAGAACTTTTATAAATAATATGTCCAAATTAGAGTCCAAAATCTAAATTTTATCCTctcatatacaaaataaaaattagaaatgtaaaaaataattattactattttataattcttctctaaaaatttgaaaaaaatagaaaataaagtaTCATTTtagtaattatttaaaaaattcaaaatagaaaACAATTTTTTTCCCAGATTGTGTTAAAtctgtttatttttttcatttgtttcatacaaataatataaaaataaaaaaaaatacctaacttttttggtaattttttaaaaagttgaagtaaaaaaattatttctctaTAATTAAATGAGTTCTAGTAATGCGACCAAATTTGGTGACTTTGTCGCattcattaaatttaaatataaaactaTTACCACGCCAAACACCTTTTTATTAGTTAATTGAGCTGTGGATATGCAATCATCTCACATCCATTGCACCTTCCTTCTAGAgttatgaaatattttaaaattcaacttgtgctttttaatttttaaaatttctaatgtTGCACGTTGTTATTAATTAACATGCCAAATTACAATTAAGTAGCCATCAAGCTTATCCTAAATATTTTGGACCGGTGCTTGGTAGGCACGACTATGGCACGTGGACTTATCAACATGTATAGGAGCTTATCCATTTCGAATGGGACCCACTATTTGATCCAAAGAAATTTGTCCACCTGTTGTAGCTATGAAATACTTAATCTTATGTAGGTTTCATTTTAGATATTTTCTCATGGAATTTTATCTCGATTAAGGCTTGGATGGACCCCATTTTTTACGGGGTATTATACTTTTTCTAGTTTCCTTTTGAGTCATACATCCTCGAAAAAAGATACTCACTTTCCTTAAAATTTGACATAACAAAAAAATTATAACTTTTCctgataatttaaaattttcaaagatctcttctgaagttttaaaatttttaagatcCTCTCATGAGGTTTATCAAAAAGGCACAAACTTTTCCTTCAAACCTCTTCTTTGAGGAGAGGTTTATGTCCTTTTgacaaaccttaggggaggtctgtgacatttttaaaatctcagaagatttgatatttttgaaatcatagggaaggtctttatctttttgtcaaacctttaGAGAAATTAGTGTCTTTTGCCTTAAATCCTATTTCATATTTTCAACCAcgtatttagaattttaaaattctctctctctctctctctctctctctctctctctctctctctctctctctctctctctctctctctctctctctctctctctatatatatatatatatatatatacatgtatgtatcaaaatttaaatttccttAAAAAAACATTCATTTATTATGGCTTTCAAATTTTTAAGTGAagttctcaaaaatattttaaattttaaagttttgTAAAAGtgtaattttgttttatttttttatttcaaaataaaatttctcaaCAAATTTGTATTTCT
This region includes:
- the LOC131149061 gene encoding uncharacterized protein LOC131149061, giving the protein MAGARAPVRLPVACRNFDEVVKCSDEPLTNEEGMVFGFFGEDEEPSGSSCSSGDRFDPGNSREEGDSDQNPCKENKAFWEAQGELLQATLSRASSFESRVRHATKEALRESELVGRRCVCRRSVAGGCRNCLQEEIADRLSRAGFNCTICKSKWKSSPHIPSGEHTFMEVMGANSSLKRGEVRVVIELNFRAEFEMARASEGYNRLISRLPKVFVGKAERLRALIKILCSAAKRCMKEKKMHMGPWRKHKYMQAKWLGTSEQATATPPPLAAGASDRPRKPKASVLTFDLRENLAAGVHCTPVEVV